A genomic window from Euzebyales bacterium includes:
- a CDS encoding Phenylacetic acid catabolic protein: MTSPYAEATREAAIDDGIANLLGVVADNKYHLGRWLSQWAVGAPGLESAVAAAGIAQGHLGQARTLYPLVDELIDGGFASPDEGRTRRYNMAALDAPFETWGQAVATMFLVDPALDVVLRALQPPAEDQVRRLHRVLDESRFNTEFARGRLVELTTRWEHGRSHLTGPLTTVLPEVLCWFGPDGEEGVRILREASVLTADGAGMRSAYLDVVAPVLLDLEYDIGVSGTPGDRTCEELPWEHWNPLQRRLETTA, from the coding sequence ATGACATCGCCCTACGCCGAAGCGACGCGCGAGGCGGCGATCGACGACGGCATCGCCAACCTGCTCGGCGTGGTCGCCGACAACAAGTACCACCTCGGTCGGTGGCTGTCGCAGTGGGCGGTCGGCGCGCCGGGCCTCGAGAGCGCCGTCGCCGCCGCTGGCATCGCGCAGGGTCACCTGGGACAGGCCCGCACGCTGTATCCGTTGGTCGACGAACTGATCGACGGGGGCTTTGCGAGCCCGGACGAGGGCCGGACGCGGCGCTACAACATGGCGGCGCTCGATGCGCCGTTCGAGACGTGGGGTCAGGCCGTGGCCACCATGTTCCTGGTCGACCCCGCACTCGACGTGGTGCTGCGTGCGCTCCAGCCGCCGGCGGAGGACCAGGTGCGCCGCCTGCACCGCGTGCTCGACGAGTCGCGTTTCAACACCGAGTTCGCGCGCGGGCGGCTGGTGGAGCTCACGACGCGGTGGGAGCACGGCCGGAGCCATCTGACCGGGCCCCTGACCACGGTGCTGCCCGAGGTGCTGTGCTGGTTCGGCCCGGACGGCGAGGAGGGCGTCCGGATCCTCCGCGAGGCAAGTGTGCTCACGGCTGACGGCGCGGGCATGCGCTCGGCGTACCTCGACGTCGTCGCGCCCGTGCTGCTCGACCTCGAGTACGACATCGGCGTATCGGGAACACCCGGCGATCGGACCTGTGAGGAGCTGCCGTGGGAGCACTGGAACCCGCTCCAGCGCCGCCTGGAGACGACGGCCTGA
- a CDS encoding Phenylacetic acid catabolic protein has protein sequence MSRGSLSNDELRERIAAGRLVEGVEHASDDYLKALERTLIVSADTELISAPSYLGAAASAPNTSSYMSIVSIIQDEVGHAHIAYRMLRDLGVDVDELVYGRQPHEFKHPYAFDVPLENWSEMIVANAFYDRAGFVLLSDVFEHTTFAPWKRALVKVDREETFHLRHGERWIAKLAHDDDAKRDIQRAMDWMFILTLEWFGLPDELKRHKDQVGYGLKGKTNDELRQTWMSAVVPFCDKHGFEVPAHYDEDAGEFVIDCAFPMGFDPEAKEWDHARGAISWDDVMVRWRGRGPSNERFVRQLQRGVDQLSRAA, from the coding sequence ATGAGCAGAGGCAGCCTGTCGAACGACGAGTTGCGCGAGCGGATCGCGGCCGGACGCCTGGTCGAAGGCGTCGAACACGCCTCCGACGACTACCTCAAGGCGCTCGAGCGGACCCTGATCGTGTCGGCGGACACCGAGCTGATCAGTGCACCCTCGTACCTGGGCGCGGCCGCGTCAGCGCCGAACACGTCGAGCTACATGTCGATCGTGTCGATCATCCAGGACGAGGTCGGTCACGCCCACATCGCCTACCGGATGCTGCGCGACCTCGGCGTCGATGTGGACGAGCTCGTCTACGGACGCCAGCCACACGAGTTCAAGCACCCCTACGCGTTCGACGTACCGCTCGAGAACTGGTCGGAGATGATCGTCGCGAACGCGTTCTACGACCGCGCGGGCTTCGTGCTGTTGTCGGACGTGTTCGAGCACACCACGTTCGCCCCGTGGAAGCGAGCGCTCGTCAAGGTCGACCGCGAGGAGACGTTCCACCTGCGTCACGGCGAACGGTGGATCGCGAAGCTCGCGCACGACGATGATGCCAAGCGTGACATCCAGCGCGCCATGGACTGGATGTTCATCCTGACGCTCGAGTGGTTCGGTCTGCCCGACGAGCTCAAGCGCCACAAGGACCAGGTCGGGTACGGGCTGAAGGGCAAGACGAACGACGAACTGCGACAGACCTGGATGTCGGCCGTCGTCCCGTTCTGTGACAAGCACGGCTTCGAGGTCCCCGCGCACTACGACGAGGACGCCGGCGAGTTCGTCATCGACTGCGCCTTCCCGATGGGGTTCGACCCCGAAGCCAAGGAGTGGGACCACGCCAGGGGAGCGATCAGCTGGGACGATGTGATGGTCCGCTGGCGCGGACGCGGCCCCTCCAACGAACGGTTCGTCCGTCAGCTGCAGCGCGGCGTCGACCAGCTCTCGCGGGCGGCGTGA
- a CDS encoding LuxR C-terminal-related transcriptional regulator, whose amino-acid sequence GDDRLARLTATEIRIVELIALGRTNREIGDEIGLAEKTVKNYVSSILSKMHMSRRAEAAAYLASTRARDAVI is encoded by the coding sequence CGGCGACGACCGGTTGGCCAGGCTGACGGCTACCGAGATCCGCATCGTCGAGCTGATCGCGCTCGGCAGGACCAACCGCGAGATCGGCGACGAGATCGGTCTGGCCGAGAAGACGGTCAAGAACTACGTTTCGTCGATCCTGTCGAAGATGCACATGTCACGCCGTGCAGAGGCGGCCGCGTACCTGGCGAGCACTCGCGCGAGGGACGCCGTGATCTGA
- a CDS encoding metal-sulfur cluster assembly factor: protein MAVERCDGSVDRDAVWAALQGVDDPELPLSIVDLGLVRRLGITDGVVTVGLTYTSLACPCVEMIREDVVEAVGAVSGVHRAVVEDVLEPWTRRDVTPHGLELLRAVAVV, encoded by the coding sequence GTGGCCGTCGAGCGCTGTGACGGGTCGGTCGACCGCGATGCGGTGTGGGCGGCGCTGCAGGGTGTCGATGATCCCGAGCTGCCGCTGTCGATCGTCGACCTCGGCCTCGTCCGTCGGCTCGGCATCACCGACGGCGTGGTCACGGTCGGGCTGACCTACACGTCGCTCGCCTGCCCGTGCGTCGAGATGATCCGGGAGGACGTGGTCGAGGCGGTCGGCGCGGTGTCGGGTGTGCACCGTGCCGTCGTGGAGGACGTGCTCGAGCCGTGGACCCGGCGGGACGTCACGCCCCACGGCCTGGAACTGCTCCGCGCGGTGGCGGTGGTCTGA